A single region of the Halorussus gelatinilyticus genome encodes:
- a CDS encoding PKD domain-containing protein, with the protein MTRTRTRLAIVGIVFLVVGAAIPLSPVSDTAAAAEHSFVVEQNGRCYEVSPLSNGEDVRSFYDYRNVENDDGAQRYTYSSYMPDHLTRADTSRLFLYDGPNGVSLVIIHNEVGGDRGDGSAATFRFGGLPSGGDWVVEDDDYSDQDDRFARNRIDWSWYGDRTDGAVFRGLDRDGTAVTIDPAFDERAALYDSPVDRSGDTAAWQFLSGSVGDPSAVSLDMDDRLTIRTGTCEPDETAPNARLDVESGTVGAPVTFDASASADGETGVAEYRWDFDGDGEVDRTTEDATVAHEFGEAGTYEANVTVVDEVGNADRAQATVEIGTDDPPEAAFRVASPETPVEGRQVVLTAGNSTDDTGIESYRWTLGNDTTATGERVAYTPEENGTVPVSLEVVDETGQNATATRQLDIAAADETSPEVAVAANLTAVEAGAPVRFDANASDDRGIAAYEWAFGDGTAATDSGGTATHRYDEAGTYEATVTVTDAADNAATANVTVEVFPEDETPPNAALAAGSNRTKTGTNVTFDANASADGETSVTTYRWDFDGDGEVDRTTEDATVRHAYGSAGNYTATVTAIDRGGNADDATARVEVERDERAKRDEDGGSSGVGDGGGSDSGNGGGGASGGGGGGAANRGPPPILTETETRGPNAGLVDVRNGRAEETIRAALPATAAANATGVAFRELAVNLSRDETHLVVETARTPDDSTAVPPADVTLASLSVGAKYVEPRQVGSVRYAVAIDRSRLDEAGLAPADLTAYRRAGDGWKRVNATVESRGETVRLNVETDGFAPVAVGAERAVTVADADLAASAVAADEPVALNATLRNEGDSAATLAANLTADGEVVATKTVTVPANATVEVTLDAELAPGTHAVGLAGDRLGPVSARVGNVTVAEPTAEVVVADVSVNESSITAGQHVAVTATVENRGSASGERTLSLSLFGEEVAAKQVNLSAGERAEVTFVRRIDAAGNYTAEVGNATAAVSVAEKRDGGESPSPDVPIPGFGVGVSVAALVAALLALRKRN; encoded by the coding sequence ATGACTCGGACACGCACGCGTCTCGCTATCGTCGGTATCGTCTTCCTCGTGGTCGGCGCGGCGATTCCGCTGTCGCCCGTCAGCGACACCGCCGCGGCCGCGGAGCACTCGTTCGTCGTGGAGCAGAACGGCCGGTGCTACGAGGTCTCGCCGCTCTCGAACGGCGAGGACGTGCGCTCGTTCTACGACTATCGGAACGTCGAGAACGACGACGGCGCGCAGAGGTACACCTATAGCTCGTACATGCCCGACCACCTCACGCGGGCCGACACCAGCCGACTCTTCCTCTACGACGGTCCGAACGGAGTGAGCCTCGTGATAATCCACAACGAGGTCGGCGGCGACCGGGGCGACGGGAGCGCCGCGACGTTCCGGTTCGGCGGCCTGCCGAGCGGCGGGGACTGGGTGGTCGAGGACGACGACTACAGCGACCAAGACGACCGCTTCGCCCGGAATCGCATCGACTGGTCGTGGTACGGCGACCGGACCGACGGGGCGGTCTTCCGGGGACTCGACCGCGACGGCACCGCGGTCACCATCGACCCCGCCTTCGACGAGCGGGCCGCGCTCTACGACTCGCCGGTGGACCGCTCGGGCGACACCGCGGCGTGGCAGTTCCTGTCCGGGAGCGTCGGCGACCCGAGTGCGGTGAGCCTCGACATGGACGACCGACTCACGATTCGGACCGGGACCTGCGAACCGGACGAGACCGCGCCGAACGCCCGACTCGACGTCGAGTCGGGCACGGTCGGCGCTCCCGTCACCTTCGACGCCAGCGCGTCCGCGGACGGCGAGACCGGCGTCGCGGAGTACCGCTGGGACTTCGACGGCGACGGCGAGGTGGACCGGACCACCGAGGACGCGACGGTCGCCCACGAGTTCGGCGAAGCGGGCACCTACGAGGCCAACGTGACGGTCGTGGACGAGGTCGGGAACGCCGACCGCGCGCAGGCGACGGTCGAAATCGGGACCGACGACCCGCCCGAGGCCGCTTTCCGGGTCGCCTCGCCCGAGACGCCGGTCGAAGGCCGGCAGGTCGTCCTCACCGCGGGCAACTCGACCGACGACACCGGCATCGAGAGCTACCGCTGGACGCTCGGCAACGACACCACGGCGACCGGTGAGCGCGTGGCCTACACCCCCGAAGAGAACGGCACGGTCCCCGTCTCGCTCGAAGTCGTGGACGAGACCGGGCAGAACGCGACCGCGACTCGGCAACTCGACATCGCGGCGGCCGACGAGACCTCGCCGGAGGTCGCGGTCGCGGCGAACCTGACCGCCGTCGAGGCGGGCGCGCCCGTCCGGTTCGACGCCAACGCCTCGGACGACCGCGGAATCGCGGCCTACGAGTGGGCCTTCGGCGACGGAACCGCGGCGACGGACTCCGGCGGGACGGCGACCCATCGCTACGACGAGGCCGGGACCTACGAGGCGACCGTCACCGTCACCGACGCCGCGGACAACGCGGCCACCGCGAACGTGACCGTCGAGGTGTTCCCCGAGGACGAGACGCCCCCGAACGCCGCGCTCGCTGCCGGGAGTAATCGAACGAAGACGGGGACGAACGTCACCTTCGACGCGAACGCGTCCGCGGACGGCGAGACGAGCGTCACGACCTACCGCTGGGACTTCGACGGCGACGGCGAGGTGGACCGGACCACCGAGGACGCGACGGTCCGCCACGCCTACGGGTCGGCGGGCAACTACACCGCGACCGTCACCGCAATCGACCGCGGCGGCAACGCCGACGACGCCACGGCCCGCGTCGAAGTCGAACGCGACGAGCGAGCCAAACGCGACGAAGACGGCGGTAGTTCGGGCGTTGGCGATGGCGGCGGCAGTGACTCGGGCAATGGCGGCGGAGGCGCGAGCGGAGGTGGCGGAGGCGGCGCGGCGAACCGCGGCCCGCCGCCGATTCTGACGGAGACCGAGACCCGCGGCCCGAACGCCGGACTCGTGGACGTGCGCAACGGTCGGGCCGAGGAGACGATTCGGGCCGCCCTGCCCGCGACCGCGGCGGCGAACGCCACCGGCGTCGCGTTCCGCGAGCTAGCCGTGAACCTCTCGCGCGACGAGACCCACCTCGTCGTGGAGACCGCCCGGACCCCCGACGACTCCACCGCGGTCCCGCCGGCGGACGTGACGCTGGCGTCGCTGTCGGTCGGCGCGAAGTACGTCGAACCGAGGCAGGTCGGGAGCGTGCGCTACGCCGTCGCAATCGACCGGTCCCGCCTCGACGAGGCGGGCCTCGCGCCCGCGGACCTGACCGCGTACCGGCGCGCGGGCGACGGGTGGAAGCGGGTCAACGCGACGGTCGAGTCGCGGGGCGAGACCGTCCGCCTGAACGTCGAGACCGACGGCTTCGCGCCGGTTGCAGTCGGCGCGGAGCGCGCGGTGACGGTCGCCGACGCCGACCTCGCGGCCAGCGCGGTCGCCGCGGACGAACCGGTCGCGCTGAACGCGACGCTCCGAAACGAGGGCGACTCGGCCGCGACGCTCGCCGCGAATCTCACCGCCGACGGCGAGGTCGTGGCGACGAAGACGGTCACGGTGCCCGCGAACGCGACTGTGGAGGTCACGCTCGACGCCGAGCTCGCGCCGGGCACGCACGCGGTCGGTCTCGCCGGCGACCGCCTCGGGCCTGTGAGCGCGCGAGTCGGCAACGTGACCGTGGCCGAACCGACCGCCGAGGTGGTCGTCGCCGACGTGTCGGTCAACGAGTCGAGTATCACCGCGGGCCAGCACGTCGCCGTCACCGCGACGGTGGAGAACCGCGGGTCGGCGTCCGGCGAGCGCACCCTCTCGCTCTCGCTGTTCGGCGAGGAGGTCGCCGCGAAGCAGGTGAACCTCTCGGCGGGCGAGCGCGCCGAGGTGACGTTCGTCCGGCGAATCGACGCGGCGGGCAACTACACCGCCGAGGTGGGCAACGCGACGGCCGCGGTCTCGGTCGCGGAGAAGCGCGACGGGGGCGAGTCGCCGAGTCCCGACGTGCCGATTCCGGGCTTCGGCGTCGGGGTCTCGGTCGCGGCGTTGGTGGCGGCGCTACTCGCCCTGCGCAAGCGAAACTGA
- a CDS encoding ATP-binding protein encodes MAQFVDRDVELDQLTDCHESETADLVVIYGRRRLGKSELVRQSIADRDDAVYYQAVESTAQNQLEQFVDTTTAQFSSLRNVRRDWEALLEALGEEDAIVVIDEFPFLIEEDESLPSRIQRVWDMELQETGMTLVLVGSSISVMEDKVLSGSAPLYGRGTATIDLKPLSAADARQFFPEYDPETAITAWSIYGGTPYYLQTIDPEQSLGTNVQQSILSERGLLYSEPEFLLRTELRQPNTYFSILCALAHGRRTPNEIAGMAGVESGSLSTYLQKLRRLRLVERHIPVTESPMASQRGRYRIAAPLFRFWFRFVYGNQDQLRMLGDDAYDELVAPELADYVSPLFERLCQRALPKLIDRRFRDVGQWWFKEHELDVLGLADDGVVAGECKFTSRPVSEGVLTDLERTTTEVRWSGEPADGETLYVLFSRSGYTDDLEHVADKRDDVLLFDLSDVLSSLSNT; translated from the coding sequence ATGGCTCAATTCGTTGATCGAGACGTCGAACTCGATCAACTCACAGACTGCCATGAGTCCGAGACCGCAGATCTGGTCGTGATTTACGGACGGCGTCGTCTCGGGAAGAGTGAGCTCGTTCGTCAGTCTATCGCTGACCGGGACGACGCCGTCTACTACCAAGCGGTCGAGTCAACGGCGCAGAACCAGCTCGAACAGTTCGTCGATACCACCACCGCACAGTTCTCCTCATTGCGGAACGTCCGCCGTGATTGGGAGGCCCTTCTCGAAGCACTCGGTGAGGAAGACGCTATCGTCGTCATCGACGAGTTCCCCTTCCTCATTGAGGAGGACGAGTCGCTTCCCTCGCGGATTCAACGCGTCTGGGATATGGAGCTCCAAGAAACCGGGATGACGCTCGTTCTCGTCGGCTCCTCGATCAGCGTCATGGAGGACAAGGTACTCTCCGGAAGCGCACCGCTGTACGGTCGCGGGACGGCGACGATTGACCTCAAGCCCCTCTCCGCAGCTGATGCGCGCCAGTTCTTCCCGGAGTATGACCCCGAGACTGCCATCACCGCGTGGTCGATCTACGGCGGCACACCGTACTACCTGCAGACTATCGATCCAGAGCAGTCGCTGGGGACAAACGTTCAGCAATCGATCCTCTCGGAGCGCGGCCTCTTGTACTCAGAGCCGGAGTTCTTACTCCGGACCGAACTTCGGCAGCCGAACACGTACTTCAGCATTCTCTGCGCGCTCGCTCACGGGCGTCGGACCCCCAACGAGATCGCGGGCATGGCCGGCGTGGAGTCGGGATCGCTCAGCACGTACCTCCAGAAGCTTCGCCGGCTCCGCCTCGTCGAACGCCACATTCCCGTGACAGAATCGCCGATGGCCTCTCAGCGCGGCCGATATCGCATCGCCGCGCCGCTGTTCCGGTTTTGGTTCCGGTTCGTGTACGGGAATCAGGACCAACTTCGGATGCTCGGCGACGACGCCTACGACGAACTCGTTGCGCCCGAACTCGCGGATTACGTGAGTCCGTTGTTCGAACGCCTCTGCCAGCGAGCGCTCCCGAAACTCATCGACCGCCGATTCCGTGACGTCGGGCAATGGTGGTTCAAAGAACACGAACTAGATGTCCTCGGTCTCGCCGATGACGGAGTCGTCGCGGGCGAGTGTAAGTTCACCTCCCGGCCCGTTAGTGAAGGCGTTCTCACCGATCTCGAACGCACGACGACGGAGGTGCGCTGGTCAGGGGAGCCAGCAGACGGGGAGACGCTATACGTCCTGTTCAGCCGCTCCGGCTACACCGACGATCTCGAACACGTCGCTGACAAACGCGATGACGTCCTCCTCTTCGACCTCTCGGACGTCCTCTCATCACTATCAAATACGTAG
- a CDS encoding 6-pyruvoyl trahydropterin synthase family protein, giving the protein MSQRILESSLAESGERTLYVGRDRPIRISSGHRIQHHDGKCSRPHGHNYEITVKVVGELRDEGWVVDKGDITSIISEWDHRFLLEDGDPLVEAFEASGDGDALVVLDAPPTAEVMSAVLERRLADELPETVSEVAVQVSETAELCGGATL; this is encoded by the coding sequence ATGTCTCAGCGAATCCTCGAATCCTCGCTCGCGGAGTCGGGCGAGCGCACGCTCTACGTCGGGCGCGACCGGCCCATCCGCATCTCCAGCGGCCACCGCATCCAGCACCACGACGGGAAGTGTAGCCGACCGCACGGCCACAACTACGAGATAACCGTCAAGGTCGTCGGCGAGTTGCGCGACGAAGGGTGGGTCGTGGACAAGGGCGATATTACCTCGATAATCTCCGAGTGGGACCACAGGTTCCTGTTGGAGGACGGCGACCCGCTGGTGGAGGCGTTCGAGGCGTCGGGCGACGGCGACGCGCTGGTCGTGCTGGACGCGCCGCCGACCGCCGAGGTCATGAGCGCGGTGCTGGAGCGCCGACTCGCCGACGAGTTGCCCGAGACCGTCTCGGAGGTCGCGGTGCAGGTCAGCGAGACCGCCGAACTCTGCGGCGGGGCCACCCTGTAG
- a CDS encoding lamin tail domain-containing protein, with translation MGRPLRAPRIAYAVVALVVVASVAGCLGGVTPGDSPGSAATTDVGLAPTNDQNASEGTLSVHFIHVGQGSSVLVVGPEGETLLYDTGNWDDDGEHVLDYLRERNVTRIDYLVTSHADADHVGGHAEVIEYFETEADGIGAVYDPGIAAATRTYEDYLDAVERHNVTLYRTQAGDEIPMAGASVRVLAPPEGYLADRERNENSLVLRVGYGNASVLLPGDAERAAERYLTERYAGALNATLLAAGHHGSNSSTGPRMLRAVSPRVVVVQSAYDSPYGHPHREVLARLADRGVPIYWTGVHGTVVFETDGERAVVRTQRDAPTDPLELRSAPGVAPGADGALERRATFPVGPSAVSPSAGSTATVATDGGRTDATETTGANGSDATDAPNSDATGANDSDATESPDGSSVAGSLAVAEVHADARGDEDANLNDEYVVLRNAGDRAIDLSGWTVSDEADHRYVFPEGTKLAPGETLTLRTGRGTDGGGDYHWNADAPVWNNAGDTVFVRDADGSLVLEVEYDG, from the coding sequence ATGGGCCGCCCTCTCCGCGCGCCTCGAATCGCGTACGCCGTCGTCGCGCTCGTCGTCGTCGCGTCGGTGGCCGGCTGTCTCGGCGGCGTCACCCCCGGCGATTCGCCGGGGAGCGCCGCGACGACCGATGTTGGTCTCGCCCCGACCAACGACCAGAACGCCAGCGAGGGAACCCTCTCGGTTCACTTCATCCACGTCGGACAGGGCAGTAGCGTCCTCGTCGTCGGACCCGAAGGCGAGACCCTGCTCTACGACACCGGCAACTGGGACGACGACGGCGAACACGTTCTCGACTACCTGCGGGAGCGCAACGTCACTCGAATCGACTACCTCGTGACCTCGCACGCCGACGCCGACCACGTCGGCGGTCACGCCGAGGTCATCGAGTACTTCGAGACCGAGGCCGACGGAATCGGAGCCGTCTACGACCCCGGCATCGCGGCGGCTACGCGGACCTACGAGGACTACCTCGACGCGGTGGAACGCCACAACGTCACCCTCTACCGGACGCAGGCGGGCGACGAGATTCCGATGGCGGGCGCGTCGGTCCGGGTGCTGGCACCGCCGGAAGGCTACCTCGCCGACCGCGAGCGCAACGAGAACAGCCTCGTCCTCCGGGTCGGGTACGGAAACGCGAGCGTCCTCCTGCCCGGCGACGCGGAGCGAGCGGCCGAGCGCTACCTTACCGAGCGTTACGCCGGGGCGCTGAACGCGACCCTGCTGGCGGCGGGCCACCACGGGTCGAACTCCAGCACCGGACCGCGGATGCTCCGCGCGGTCAGCCCGCGAGTGGTCGTCGTCCAGAGCGCCTACGACTCGCCGTACGGCCACCCGCACCGCGAAGTGCTGGCGCGCCTCGCCGACCGGGGCGTCCCGATCTACTGGACCGGCGTCCACGGCACCGTCGTCTTCGAGACCGACGGCGAGCGCGCGGTCGTCCGGACCCAACGCGACGCGCCGACCGACCCGCTTGAACTCCGGAGCGCGCCGGGCGTCGCGCCCGGCGCGGACGGGGCGCTCGAACGGCGGGCGACGTTCCCGGTCGGTCCGAGCGCCGTCTCGCCGTCCGCCGGAAGCACGGCGACCGTCGCAACCGACGGCGGAAGGACGGACGCCACCGAGACGACCGGAGCGAACGGTTCAGACGCGACCGACGCGCCAAACTCCGACGCGACCGGAGCGAACGACTCCGATGCGACCGAATCGCCGGACGGCAGTTCGGTCGCCGGCTCGCTGGCCGTCGCCGAAGTCCACGCCGACGCGCGCGGCGACGAGGACGCCAACCTGAACGACGAGTACGTCGTCCTCCGGAACGCGGGCGACCGGGCCATCGACCTCTCGGGGTGGACCGTCTCCGACGAGGCCGACCACCGCTACGTCTTCCCCGAGGGAACCAAACTCGCGCCGGGCGAGACGCTGACGCTCCGGACCGGTCGGGGGACCGACGGCGGCGGCGACTACCACTGGAACGCCGACGCGCCGGTCTGGAACAACGCGGGCGACACGGTTTTCGTCCGCGACGCCGACGGGTCGCTCGTGCTGGAGGTCGAGTACGATGGGTGA
- a CDS encoding DUF3006 family protein gives MGDRESERAEIPDGRYVAVLDRFEELDPADAGGPTERDGNGTEHDERPAERGGRELAVLLMESDDEVVAERAIPTWRLPADARRRDAVLELDVTNGFVVSMAYDAAATERRTDSAQSRFDRLAERPDDDSDESS, from the coding sequence ATGGGTGACCGCGAGAGCGAGCGAGCCGAGATTCCGGACGGGCGCTACGTCGCGGTCCTCGACCGCTTCGAGGAACTCGACCCCGCCGACGCCGGGGGCCCCACGGAGCGCGACGGGAATGGCACGGAGCATGACGAACGTCCCGCGGAGCGCGGCGGCCGCGAACTCGCCGTCCTCCTGATGGAGTCCGACGACGAGGTGGTCGCCGAGCGCGCGATTCCGACGTGGCGACTCCCCGCGGACGCCCGGCGGCGGGACGCCGTGCTGGAACTGGACGTTACGAACGGGTTCGTCGTCTCGATGGCGTACGACGCCGCGGCGACCGAGCGCCGGACCGACTCCGCCCAGTCGCGGTTCGACCGACTGGCCGAGCGGCCGGACGACGATTCCGACGAATCGTCGTAG
- a CDS encoding rhodanese-like domain-containing protein has product MTVTEIDPDEVSPERVDIIDIRDTDDFREGHIPHAANIPLGDLEDVVDDRDWGDEVVVACYVGQTSKQAARLIDAYADDATVASMAGGYESWDGPLERPESRSPSSADDD; this is encoded by the coding sequence ATGACCGTCACGGAAATCGACCCCGACGAGGTCAGTCCGGAGAGAGTCGACATTATCGACATCAGGGATACAGACGACTTCCGGGAGGGACACATCCCCCACGCAGCGAACATCCCGTTAGGTGACCTCGAGGACGTCGTCGACGACCGCGACTGGGGGGACGAAGTAGTAGTCGCCTGTTACGTCGGTCAGACGTCCAAGCAAGCGGCACGGCTCATCGACGCCTACGCCGACGACGCGACGGTCGCGAGTATGGCGGGCGGGTACGAGAGTTGGGACGGCCCACTCGAGCGACCGGAAAGCCGCTCACCGTCTTCCGCCGACGACGATTGA
- the queC gene encoding 7-cyano-7-deazaguanine synthase QueC, which yields MTETDDEKRAVVLASGGMDSATAAYLAADEGYDCYLLHTSYGQETEDREYECARRLADELDAADFLRVETGHLAAIGGSSLTDDEMDVADADMDSEEVPTSYVPFRNANLLAMATAYAEANDCEAVFIGAHSEDFSGYPDCRPAFFDAFQRVIDTGTKDETDVELRAPFVEWSKTDIAERGVELGVPYEHTWSCYREEAPACGTCDACAFRLQAFQNVGVEDPIEYAERPEYAD from the coding sequence ATGACCGAGACGGACGACGAGAAGCGCGCGGTCGTCCTCGCCTCCGGCGGGATGGACAGCGCCACCGCGGCCTACCTCGCCGCGGACGAGGGGTACGACTGCTATCTGCTCCACACCTCCTACGGGCAGGAGACCGAAGACAGGGAGTACGAGTGCGCCCGACGACTCGCCGACGAACTCGACGCCGCGGACTTCCTCCGGGTCGAGACGGGCCACCTCGCGGCCATCGGCGGGTCGAGCCTCACCGACGACGAGATGGACGTGGCCGACGCCGACATGGACTCCGAGGAGGTCCCGACCTCCTACGTCCCGTTCCGGAACGCCAACCTGCTGGCGATGGCGACCGCCTACGCCGAGGCCAACGACTGCGAGGCCGTCTTCATCGGTGCCCACAGCGAGGACTTCTCGGGCTACCCCGACTGCCGCCCGGCGTTCTTCGACGCCTTCCAGCGGGTCATCGACACCGGGACGAAAGACGAGACCGACGTCGAACTGCGCGCGCCCTTCGTGGAGTGGTCGAAGACCGACATCGCCGAGCGCGGCGTGGAGTTGGGCGTCCCCTACGAACACACGTGGAGTTGCTACCGCGAGGAGGCCCCGGCCTGCGGCACCTGCGACGCCTGCGCGTTCCGGTTGCAGGCGTTCCAGAACGTCGGCGTCGAGGACCCCATCGAGTACGCCGAACGGCCGGAGTACGCGGACTAG
- a CDS encoding YeeE/YedE family protein, producing the protein MVSQLLIAGLVGLGLGAFLQKGRFCFVHAFRDLFAFKDSRVTKAVLAATTLTMLFWSIAYELGYYQGFWTPGWGLTGLLGGFVFGVGMTYAGGCASGTLYRAGQGYLHFWLTLFAMGVGYVVFTLLFPTLQSVYFEPLTFGEGVSLFTVSPVPAPVLALLVTVGVVVVYSTVVGRERQRGTDADQTVAADGGHQVSAPAAGFQSLVAGTKEYLHGFTEIDDWVAASKRPWNPITAALGITVLAVLWFTQVSIVGVTGPEARWTGYLLERAGFDSGSYAYWGSVLFKGEGVRLTVDMVMIAAVIVGAFIAAYWSGDFSIRVPKRKRIPNAVGGGFLMGAGSRLAPGCNIGNIYSGLAELSVHSFVATIGIVAGVYVMTHWIYRDVGCAL; encoded by the coding sequence ATGGTGTCTCAACTACTCATCGCGGGCCTCGTCGGCCTCGGTCTCGGCGCCTTCCTCCAGAAGGGCCGATTCTGTTTCGTCCACGCGTTCCGTGATCTGTTCGCGTTCAAGGACTCGCGCGTGACGAAGGCCGTGCTCGCCGCGACGACGCTCACGATGCTGTTCTGGAGTATCGCCTACGAACTAGGGTACTACCAGGGGTTCTGGACCCCCGGTTGGGGCCTGACCGGACTCCTCGGCGGGTTCGTCTTCGGCGTGGGGATGACGTACGCCGGCGGCTGCGCCAGCGGGACGCTGTACCGGGCCGGTCAGGGATATCTGCACTTCTGGCTCACCCTGTTCGCCATGGGCGTCGGCTACGTCGTCTTCACGCTACTGTTCCCGACGCTCCAGTCCGTGTACTTCGAGCCGCTGACGTTCGGTGAGGGGGTCTCGCTGTTCACCGTCTCACCGGTCCCGGCCCCGGTACTCGCGCTGCTCGTCACGGTCGGCGTCGTCGTCGTGTACTCGACGGTCGTCGGCCGCGAGCGGCAACGCGGCACGGACGCTGACCAAACCGTCGCGGCCGACGGCGGCCACCAGGTGTCCGCCCCGGCCGCCGGCTTCCAGTCGCTCGTCGCCGGGACGAAAGAGTACCTTCACGGCTTCACGGAGATCGACGACTGGGTCGCCGCGTCGAAGCGACCGTGGAATCCGATCACGGCAGCACTCGGAATCACCGTCCTCGCAGTCCTGTGGTTCACTCAGGTCTCGATCGTCGGCGTCACCGGCCCGGAGGCCCGGTGGACCGGCTACCTGCTGGAGCGTGCGGGCTTCGACAGCGGTTCGTACGCCTACTGGGGGTCGGTGCTGTTCAAGGGCGAAGGCGTCCGCCTGACCGTCGATATGGTGATGATTGCCGCGGTCATCGTGGGTGCGTTCATCGCCGCGTACTGGAGCGGCGACTTCTCCATCCGCGTACCCAAGCGCAAGCGCATTCCCAACGCCGTCGGCGGCGGCTTCCTGATGGGTGCGGGGTCGCGTCTCGCCCCCGGCTGTAACATCGGGAACATCTACTCCGGCCTCGCGGAGCTGTCGGTCCACTCGTTCGTCGCGACGATCGGTATCGTCGCCGGCGTGTACGTGATGACCCACTGGATCTACCGCGACGTCGGTTGCGCCCTGTAG
- a CDS encoding sulfurtransferase TusA family protein — protein MSGPSLDDVTDSPDELDDETAEELVAQASEVQDMTGEVCPYPQVEAKKAIQQLDEGELLVQETDHVPSTENVPRAVSDAAEAKVWRSGNGLYRIYLWKQ, from the coding sequence ATGAGCGGACCATCACTAGACGACGTGACGGACAGCCCGGACGAACTGGACGACGAAACGGCCGAAGAGTTGGTCGCCCAGGCCTCGGAGGTACAGGACATGACCGGCGAGGTCTGTCCGTATCCGCAGGTCGAGGCGAAGAAGGCGATCCAACAACTTGACGAGGGGGAGTTACTCGTCCAGGAGACCGACCACGTCCCATCGACTGAAAACGTTCCGCGAGCGGTCAGCGACGCGGCCGAGGCGAAGGTCTGGCGCAGTGGAAACGGCCTCTACCGGATCTACCTCTGGAAACAATGA
- a CDS encoding hydrogenase maturation nickel metallochaperone HypA gives MAVSDSPPIGLRHLTVNPDPSGTTSPQDRSGTCECNDCSYTVETDDDLPPKCPDCDGALTFVRS, from the coding sequence ATGGCCGTGAGCGATTCGCCGCCGATCGGTCTTCGTCACCTGACAGTGAACCCCGACCCGAGTGGCACCACGTCGCCGCAGGACCGGTCCGGGACGTGCGAATGCAACGACTGTAGCTACACCGTCGAAACGGACGACGACCTGCCGCCGAAGTGTCCCGACTGCGACGGGGCACTGACCTTCGTGCGGTCGTGA
- a CDS encoding 7-carboxy-7-deazaguanine synthase QueE, which translates to MPVTSDVNEKTGESTTEGSADALPVNELFESLQGEGRLAGVPSVFVRTSGCNLRCWFCDSYHTSWEPTHATMSVEEIVAEVESYDAEHVVLTGGEPLLHDASVALLTELDARGYHTTVETNGTIRRDAPIDLASVSPKLASSTPTPDENARPDGKPTDADEWAERHAARRIDLDALAALVERYDFQLKFVVGERDDAAEITDLLERIRDAAAVEIRDTDVLLMPEGATRERIAETRPLAAELAQEYGFRYTPRLHVTLWNDAPET; encoded by the coding sequence ATGCCCGTCACCAGCGACGTGAACGAGAAGACGGGAGAATCGACGACCGAAGGGAGCGCCGACGCGCTCCCGGTCAACGAACTCTTCGAGTCGCTACAGGGCGAGGGCCGCCTCGCGGGCGTGCCCAGCGTCTTCGTGCGCACCTCGGGGTGCAACCTCCGGTGTTGGTTCTGCGACTCGTATCACACCTCGTGGGAACCGACCCACGCGACGATGAGCGTCGAGGAGATCGTGGCCGAGGTCGAGTCCTACGACGCCGAACACGTCGTCCTCACGGGCGGCGAACCCCTCCTGCACGACGCGTCGGTCGCGCTCCTGACGGAACTCGACGCGCGGGGCTACCACACCACCGTCGAGACCAACGGGACCATCCGTCGGGACGCGCCCATCGACCTCGCCAGCGTGAGTCCCAAACTGGCCTCCAGCACGCCGACGCCCGACGAGAACGCCAGACCCGACGGGAAACCGACCGACGCCGACGAGTGGGCCGAGCGCCACGCCGCTCGCCGCATCGACCTCGACGCGCTCGCGGCGCTGGTCGAGCGTTACGACTTCCAACTCAAGTTCGTCGTGGGCGAGCGCGACGATGCGGCCGAGATAACCGACCTGCTGGAGCGAATCCGGGACGCCGCCGCGGTCGAGATACGGGACACCGACGTCCTGCTGATGCCCGAGGGGGCGACGCGAGAGCGCATCGCCGAGACCCGACCTCTCGCCGCCGAACTCGCGCAGGAGTACGGCTTCCGGTACACGCCTCGCCTCCACGTCACGCTCTGGAACGACGCGCCCGAGACGTGA